One region of Drosophila subobscura isolate 14011-0131.10 chromosome J, UCBerk_Dsub_1.0, whole genome shotgun sequence genomic DNA includes:
- the LOC117895680 gene encoding LOW QUALITY PROTEIN: adenine phosphoribosyltransferase (The sequence of the model RefSeq protein was modified relative to this genomic sequence to represent the inferred CDS: deleted 1 base in 1 codon), producing MSQISAEDKLDYVKSKIGEYPNFPKEGILFRDIFGALTDPKACVYLRDLLVQYIRQNQPEVEVIVGLDSRGFLFNLLLATELGVGCAPIRKKGKLAGEVVAVEYQLEYGSDTFELQRAAIRPGQKVVIVDDLLATGGSLLAASQLVRKVGGVVLESLVVMELVDLDGRKKLDCKVHSLIKY from the exons atgaGTCAAATCAGCGCGGAAGACAAACTCGACTATGTGAAGTCCAAGATTGGCGAATATCCCAACTTTCCCAAAGAGGGCATACTATTTCG CGACATATTCGGCGCCCTGACGGATCCCAAGGCTTGTGTCTATCTGAGGGATTTGCTGGTGCAGTACATAAGGCAGAACCAGCCGGAAGTGGAGGTCATCGTGGGCCTGGACTCGCGGGGCTTCCTCTtcaatctgctgctggccaccgagCTGGGTGTGGGATGTGCGCCCATTAGGAAAAAGGGCAAACTGGCCGGCGAGGTCGTCGCCGTTGAGTACCAACTGGAATACGGCAGC GACACCTTTGAGCTGCAGCGTGCTGCCATC AGACCTGGTCAGAAAGTCGTCATTGTGGATGATCTGCTAGCCACAGGTGGTTCCCTGCTGGCCGCCTCCCAGTTGGTCCGCAAAGTGGGTGGCGTTGTGCTCGAGAGCCTCGTGGTGATGGAATTGGTCGACCTGGACGGCCGCAAGAAGCTGGACTGCAAAGTGCACTCGCTCATCAAGTACTGA
- the LOC117895676 gene encoding lysosome membrane protein 2 isoform X1, whose translation MGLEKHYLRYGRTARDHLLDWATCGRGRRRQQQQQQQQQSQLQQPQLQQQQQPLQQQSQPSQGSSTATGRRSRPHVTHRGTPLSMLISHGVKISNNRLAVIILGIITLILGILLTSIPWLDYFILKNLRLWNDTLSYHYWQRPGVIRLTKVYIYNVTNPDGFLSGEKPKLQEVGPFVYREDMEKVNVKFHENNYTVSYQHKKILQFVPELSIDKNTPIVTPNIPLLTLTSLSPKLGYLLSKTISVVITAANFKPFINVTADQLVFGYDDALVSLAHRFYPKHMRPMERMGLLLGRNGTLTEVSTIKTGYEGMDQFGYIDSLNGMDHLPHWNEEPCTSVAGSEGSFFPPRDITKSEMVYIYDKDLCRIIPLKYDHTLEKDGIAADLFRLPNNSYGDSAHNPENRCFDTNEYEPVRGLQNISPCQYGAPVYISNPHFYDAHPDLLDSVEGLEPKREKHETYFKIQPKLGVPLEGKVRIQLNLKVTRAKDVYPVRDFRDFVFPVMWLEEGISELTPAIKRWIYLATVIAPYAVPIGSYLMIVGGACAIIFSFVRAYQNFVFARDPTLEILEMGRRSLRRGSSFIAHQQHRLLLHHRDSYSLLRHGPMAACMGDNDREDAQPIIDGSFESSGTTVSQDSQS comes from the exons ATGGGCCTGGAAAAACATTATCTGAGATATGGACGCACTGCTAGAGATCATTTACTTGACTGGGCCACATGTGGGcgtggtcgtcgtcgtcaacaacaacagcagcagcagcaacagtctcagttgcaacagccacaacttcaacaacaacaacagccactgCAACAACAGTCACAGCCATCCCAGGGATCATCCACTGCCACGGGGAGGCGGTCACGCCCTCATGTAACACACAGAGGCACGCCCCTCTCCATGCTGATATCTCATGGAGTTAAAATTAGTAATA ATAGACTAGCTGTGATAATACTTGGTATAATTACCTTAATCTTAGGCATACTTTTAACCTCCATACCCTGGTTGGACTATTTCATACTAAAG AACCTAAGGCTGTGGAATGATACATTGAGCTATCATTATTGGCAGAGACCCGGCGTCATACGACTGACCAAAGTCTACATCTACAATGTGACCAATCCGGATGGTTTCCTCAGCGGCGAGAAGCCCAAGCTCCAAGAAGTTGGTCCTTTTGTCTACAG GGAGGACATGGAGAAGGTGAATGTAAAGTTTCACGAGAATAACTACACAGTGTCATATCAGCATAAGAAGATACTGCAATTTGTTCCTGAACTGAGTATTGATAAGAACACGCCCATAGTCACGCCCAACATACCATTGCTG ACCCTGACCAGCCTCAGCCCGAAACTGGGTTACTTGCTGTCCAAAACCATTTCCGTGGTCATCACAGCAGCCAACTTCAAGCCCTTTATCAACGTGACTGCAGATCAGTTGGTGTTTGGCTACGATGATGCGCTGGTGAGTCTCGCCCATCGATTCTATCCGAAACACATGCGGCCCATGGAGCGGATGGGACTCCTGCTGGGCCGCAACGGCACCCTCACCGAGGTGTCCACCATCAAGACGGGCTACGAGGGCATGGACCAGTTCGGCTACATCGACTCCCTCAACGGCATGGACCATCTGCCGCACTGGAACGAGGAGCCCTGCACGAGCGTGGCCGGATCCGAGGGCTCCTTCTTTCCGCCGCGAGACATCACCAAGTCGGAGATGGTCTACATCTACGACAAGGATCTGTGCCGCATTATTCCCCTCAAATATGATCACACACTCGAGAAGGATGGCATTGCCGCAGATCTTTTTCGACTGCCCAACAACTCGTACGGCGATTCGGCCCACAATCCCGAGAACAGATGCTTCGACACGAACGAGTACGAGCCGGTGCGGGGTTTGCAGAACATAAGTCCGTGCCAGTACGGCGCTCCAGTCTACATATCCAATCCGCACTTTTACGACGCCCATCCGGATCTGCTGGACTCTGTGGAGGGACTCGAACCCAAGCGCGAGAAGCATGAAACCTACTTCAAAATACAACCG AAACTTGGAGTACCGCTGGAGGGCAAGGTGCGCATCCAACTCAATCTGAAGGTGACGCGTGCCAAGGACGTCTATCCAGTGCGTGATTTTCGTGACTTTGTGTTTCCGGTCATGTGGCTGGAAGAG GGCATCTCTGAGCTGACGCCGGCCATCAAGCGTTGGATCTATCTGGCCACCGTCATAGCCCCCTATGCCGTGCCCATTGGCTCTTATCTGATGATAGTGGGCGGCGCCTGTGCTATAATCTTCAGCTTTGTGCGCGCCTACCAGAACTTTGTGTTTGCCCGCGATCCCACGCTGGAGATTCTCGAGATGGGACGCCGCTCGCTGCggcgtggcagcagcttcattgcccaccagcagcacagaCTGTTGCTGCACCATCGCGACAGTTACTCGCTGCTGCGGCACGGACCCATGGCGGCCTGCATGGGAGACAACGACAGGGAGGACGCACAGCCCATTATTGATGGGAGCTTCGAGAGCAGCGGGACGACAGTCAGCCAGGACAGTCAGTCATAG
- the LOC117895679 gene encoding LHFPL tetraspan subfamily member 3 protein, which translates to MGTKIEYVDTTHLYASKYIRNSKAIGVLWAIFTICYAIIGIVAFVTPEWIGDPDNDGAGRLGLWQQCQRDEIFDNCRRRWENVLAVPTFSFQLATFFMMGAIGLALLTIFFLVCLLFMKSTRVFHICGWMQIISALCMIVACAAFPFGWNSDDFRKICGPEANRFELGLCGIRWAYPLAIIGCVDGVVLATLAFILATRHVRLQPDPLYQTSLYKGEINNAYLTDAISLAGSRKSNPHITGLNLQPILLVAPPNEDSISQFSRYH; encoded by the exons ATGGGCACAAAGATCGAGTACGTGGACACCACACATCTGTACGCCTCCAAGTACATTCGCAACTCAAAGGCGATCGGCGTGCTCTGGGCCATCTTTACCATCTGCTATGCCATCATTGGCATTGTGGCATTCGTGACGCCAG AATGGATTGGGGATCCGGACAATGATGGCGCTGGCCGGCTGGGACTCTGGCAGCAATGTCAGCGCGATGAGATCTTTGACAATTGTCGCCGCCGCTGGGAGAACGTATTGGCGGTGCCGACCTTCTCGTTTCAA TTGGCAACCTTCTTCATGATGGGCGCCATTGGGCTGGCCTTGTTGACCATCTTCTTCttggtttgtttgctgtttatgAAGTCGACGCGTGTTTTCCACATTTGCGGTTGGATGCAGATAATATCAG CTCTGTGCATGATTGTGGCCTGCGCTGCATTTCCCTTTGGCTGGAATTCGGATGATTTCCGCAAGATTTGCGGCCCGGAAGCGAATCGATTCGAGCTGGGCCTCTGCGGCATTCGCTGGGCTTATCCCCTGGCCATAATCGGCTGCGTGGACGGTGTCGTCTTGGCCACTCTGGCCTTCATCTTGGCCACGCGGCACGTACGTCTGCAGCCAGATCCACTCTATCAGACGTCGCTCTATAAAG GTGAAATCAACAATGCCTATCTGACGGATGCCATTAGTTTGGCAGGCTCACGGAAATCCAATCCACACATTACGGGTCTGAATCTGCAGCCCATTCTGTTGGTGGCACCGCCAAATGAGGACAGCATATCGCAGTTTTCCCGCTATCACTGA
- the LOC117895676 gene encoding lysosome membrane protein 2 isoform X2, with translation MRLATPTATKCQQDRLAVIILGIITLILGILLTSIPWLDYFILKNLRLWNDTLSYHYWQRPGVIRLTKVYIYNVTNPDGFLSGEKPKLQEVGPFVYREDMEKVNVKFHENNYTVSYQHKKILQFVPELSIDKNTPIVTPNIPLLTLTSLSPKLGYLLSKTISVVITAANFKPFINVTADQLVFGYDDALVSLAHRFYPKHMRPMERMGLLLGRNGTLTEVSTIKTGYEGMDQFGYIDSLNGMDHLPHWNEEPCTSVAGSEGSFFPPRDITKSEMVYIYDKDLCRIIPLKYDHTLEKDGIAADLFRLPNNSYGDSAHNPENRCFDTNEYEPVRGLQNISPCQYGAPVYISNPHFYDAHPDLLDSVEGLEPKREKHETYFKIQPKLGVPLEGKVRIQLNLKVTRAKDVYPVRDFRDFVFPVMWLEEGISELTPAIKRWIYLATVIAPYAVPIGSYLMIVGGACAIIFSFVRAYQNFVFARDPTLEILEMGRRSLRRGSSFIAHQQHRLLLHHRDSYSLLRHGPMAACMGDNDREDAQPIIDGSFESSGTTVSQDSQS, from the exons ATGCGACTGGCCACGCCCACCGCTACAAAATGCCAACAAG ATAGACTAGCTGTGATAATACTTGGTATAATTACCTTAATCTTAGGCATACTTTTAACCTCCATACCCTGGTTGGACTATTTCATACTAAAG AACCTAAGGCTGTGGAATGATACATTGAGCTATCATTATTGGCAGAGACCCGGCGTCATACGACTGACCAAAGTCTACATCTACAATGTGACCAATCCGGATGGTTTCCTCAGCGGCGAGAAGCCCAAGCTCCAAGAAGTTGGTCCTTTTGTCTACAG GGAGGACATGGAGAAGGTGAATGTAAAGTTTCACGAGAATAACTACACAGTGTCATATCAGCATAAGAAGATACTGCAATTTGTTCCTGAACTGAGTATTGATAAGAACACGCCCATAGTCACGCCCAACATACCATTGCTG ACCCTGACCAGCCTCAGCCCGAAACTGGGTTACTTGCTGTCCAAAACCATTTCCGTGGTCATCACAGCAGCCAACTTCAAGCCCTTTATCAACGTGACTGCAGATCAGTTGGTGTTTGGCTACGATGATGCGCTGGTGAGTCTCGCCCATCGATTCTATCCGAAACACATGCGGCCCATGGAGCGGATGGGACTCCTGCTGGGCCGCAACGGCACCCTCACCGAGGTGTCCACCATCAAGACGGGCTACGAGGGCATGGACCAGTTCGGCTACATCGACTCCCTCAACGGCATGGACCATCTGCCGCACTGGAACGAGGAGCCCTGCACGAGCGTGGCCGGATCCGAGGGCTCCTTCTTTCCGCCGCGAGACATCACCAAGTCGGAGATGGTCTACATCTACGACAAGGATCTGTGCCGCATTATTCCCCTCAAATATGATCACACACTCGAGAAGGATGGCATTGCCGCAGATCTTTTTCGACTGCCCAACAACTCGTACGGCGATTCGGCCCACAATCCCGAGAACAGATGCTTCGACACGAACGAGTACGAGCCGGTGCGGGGTTTGCAGAACATAAGTCCGTGCCAGTACGGCGCTCCAGTCTACATATCCAATCCGCACTTTTACGACGCCCATCCGGATCTGCTGGACTCTGTGGAGGGACTCGAACCCAAGCGCGAGAAGCATGAAACCTACTTCAAAATACAACCG AAACTTGGAGTACCGCTGGAGGGCAAGGTGCGCATCCAACTCAATCTGAAGGTGACGCGTGCCAAGGACGTCTATCCAGTGCGTGATTTTCGTGACTTTGTGTTTCCGGTCATGTGGCTGGAAGAG GGCATCTCTGAGCTGACGCCGGCCATCAAGCGTTGGATCTATCTGGCCACCGTCATAGCCCCCTATGCCGTGCCCATTGGCTCTTATCTGATGATAGTGGGCGGCGCCTGTGCTATAATCTTCAGCTTTGTGCGCGCCTACCAGAACTTTGTGTTTGCCCGCGATCCCACGCTGGAGATTCTCGAGATGGGACGCCGCTCGCTGCggcgtggcagcagcttcattgcccaccagcagcacagaCTGTTGCTGCACCATCGCGACAGTTACTCGCTGCTGCGGCACGGACCCATGGCGGCCTGCATGGGAGACAACGACAGGGAGGACGCACAGCCCATTATTGATGGGAGCTTCGAGAGCAGCGGGACGACAGTCAGCCAGGACAGTCAGTCATAG